One genomic window of Magnolia sinica isolate HGM2019 chromosome 3, MsV1, whole genome shotgun sequence includes the following:
- the LOC131240735 gene encoding uncharacterized protein LOC131240735 — MAIELKLLIDKEKNRVVFAESNTLFVDALFSFLTLPIGSMIRLSSKKSNVGSMDALYESVENLDSRYLQTEAVKDMLLRPRSGLEARTKDLALNVDGELTRYYICGLPCIGESLDPLISTAKNVRCHCGRAMDVELVVKKSEPVADGNDEGVFVKGLMMFMIGDDLRVGPISMKSFLSLLDKHGIRDRAALEEKTVDVGADEALHILRRLLVSNTPLTDVFLPKPGAVEDAFDALKLSPKNIAIDKKDTGKKMSLELLISKSKNKVLYAEATEDFLDLLFSFLTFPLGSIVKLLGPGYSIGCLNNLYQSVEDLSRDDNCIIAEECRAMLLDPKLALHSGCENQLLPIMEGGPKTIHGNTRCIFCDLDGKIHYKDICPFIGKSVLHFINPKSSDATTDCGGGFVKGRKTTFMVTDGLDVKPLSLISGISILDRFDVPISDVEERVVSVGEEEALSLLKASLFSRTVLSDVFCQKKVNQSEIKSKIKLERH; from the exons ATGGCTATCGAGTTGAAGCTGCTAATCGACAAGGAGAAAAACAGAGTCGTGTTTGCAGAATCCAATACATTGTTCGTCGATGCCCTCTTCAGCTTCTTGACGTTACCAATAGGTAGCATGATTCGACTGAGCAGCAAGAAATCCAATGTCGGAAGCATGGATGCGTTGTATGAGAGTGTAGAGAATCTAGATTCTCGGTATCTACAGACAGAGGCTGTGAAGGATATGTTGCTCCGCCCGCGAAGCGGTTTGGAGGCTCGAACCAAGGATCTAGCGCTAAATGTCGATGGAGAGCTTACAAGGTATTACATATGTGGATTACCATGCATCGGTGAGTCCCTCGACCCCTTGATCAGTACTGCTAAGAACGTCCGATGTCACTGTGGACGAGCGATGGATGTAGAGTTAGTTGTTAAGAAGTCAGAACCAGTTGCTGACGGTAACGATGAGGGAGTCTTTGTGAAGGGATTGATGATGTTCATGATAGGCGATGATCTACGGGTGGGCCCCATTTCCATGAAGAGCTTCTTGTCGCTGCTTGACAAGCATGGAATCAGGGACAGAGCCGCTCTCGAGGAGAAGACTGTGGATGTGGGTGCCGATGAG GCTTTGCATATACTGAGACGATTGTTGGTCTCCAACACACCTTTGACGGACGTGTTTCTTCCGAAGCCAGGGGCTGTTGAGGATGCTTTTGACGCCCTAAAGCTGAGCCCCAAAAACATAGCCATAGATAAGAAAGACACAGGCAAGAAGATGAGCTTGGAGCTTCTGATCAGCAAATCCAAGAACAAAGTGTTGTACGCAGAGGCCACAGAGGACTTCTTGGACCTTCTGTTCAGCTTCCTCACCTTCCCTCTTGGGTCCATAGTAAAGCTCTTGGGCCCAGGTTATTCCATTGGATGTTTGAATAACTTGTACCAGAGTGTGGAAGATTTGAGTCGTGACGATAATTGTATCATAGCCGAGGAGTGCAGGGCCATGCTACTTGATCCCAAGCTAGCGCTTCACTCCGGGTGTGAGAACCAGCTATTGCCTATCATGGAGGGGGGCCCTAAGACAATTCATGGGAATACACGTTGCATTTTCTGTGACCTCGACGGCAAAATCCACTATAAGGATATTTGCCCATTTATTGGGAAATCTGTATTGCATTTCATAAATCCGAAGTCCAGTGATGCAACCACTGATTGTGGAGGAGGATTTGTGAAGGGACGGAAGACGACATTCATGGTAACAGATGGGTTGGATGTGAAGCCTCTATCACTTATTTCAGGCATTTCCATCCTTGACAGATTCGACGTGCCCATCAGCGATGTGGAGGAGCGAGTAGTAAGCGTGGGAGAGGAGGAG GCACTCTCTCTACTGAAGGCTTCTTTGTTCTCCAGAACAGTTCTGAGTGATGTCTTCTGTCAGAAGAAAGTAAATCAATCTGAGATCAAATCTAAGATCAAATTGGAACGccattga